A single Argentina anserina chromosome 7, drPotAnse1.1, whole genome shotgun sequence DNA region contains:
- the LOC126802759 gene encoding short-chain dehydrogenase/reductase 2b-like, giving the protein MKESTKRYAVVTGSNQGIGFGTVRQLASSGIMTLLTALDEKQGLEAVEELNECGFSDLVVYHQLDVTDHASVASLADFVKTQFGKLDILVLNNAGVSGTIKDPDAFRNAVAGAGMAKDGGGINWSEVMTQTYDLAEVCVKTNYYGAREVTSALLPLLQLSDSPRVVNVTSSVGILEHIPNEWAKAVLSDVEHLTEERIEEVLSEFLKDFKEDMLEMKGWPPVPSAYTLSKAALTAYTRIMAKKYPNVCINCVHPGFVNTDLTCNAGILTIDEGATSVVRLAMAPNGSPSGLYFNLQEVSPF; this is encoded by the exons ATGAAAGAATCGACAAAGAG GTATGCGGTTGTTACAGGTTCAAATCAGGGGATTGGGTTTGGAACAGTTAGGCAGTTGGCCTCAAGTGGGATTATGACTCTGTTAACAGCTTTAGATGAGAAGCAGGGCCTAGAAGCAGTTGAAGAATTGAATGAGTGTGGCTTCTCTGACCTTGTTGTTTATCATCAGCTTGATGTAACAGACCATGCTAGCGTTGCTTCACTTGCAGATTTTGTTAAAACCCAATTTGGGAAACTAGATATCTTGGTAT TAAACAATGCAGGTGTTAGTGGAACCATTAAAGATCCTGACGCTTTCAGAAATGCTGTTGCAGGTGCAGGTATGGCCAAG GATGGTGGAGGAATCAACTGGAGTGAAGTAATGACCCAAACGTATGATCTAGCTGAAGTATGTGTGAAAACAAACTACTATGGTGCAAGGGAAGTTACCAGCGCACTGCTTCCTCTTCTCCAACTATCTGATTCACCGAGAGTTGTCAATGTCACTTCTAGCGTTGGGATATTAGAG CATATACCAAATGAGTGGGCCAAAGCGGTGTTAAGTGATGTGGAACATCTTACAGAAGAGAGAATAGAGGAGGTCTTAAGTGAGTTTCTAAAGGACTTCAAAGAAGATATGCTTGAAATGAAAGGCTGGCCTCCTGTCCCCTCTGCCTATACTCTCTCAAAAGCAGCCTTGACTGCATACACAAGAATTATGGCCAAGAAGTACCCCAATGTATGCATCAATTGTGTTCATCCTGGATTTGTTAATACAGATTTGACCTGCAATGCCGGCATCCTAACAATCGATGAAGGTGCTACAAGTGTTGTGAGGTTGGCAATGGCTCCAAATGGTAGTCCTTCAGGTCTTTACTTCAATTTACAAGAAGTTTCACCCTTTTGA
- the LOC126802756 gene encoding (+)-neomenthol dehydrogenase-like has product MAESTKRYAVVTGSNKGIGFETVRQLASKGITVVLTARDEKRGLEAVGKLHVSGLSGQVVFHQLDVADPASIASLAQFIKTQFGKLDILVNNAGIFGAIVDADGFRALIASGAKRETALNDFKRVVTETYELTEECLQINYYGAKRTADALIPLLQLSNSPRIVNVSSSMGKLENIPSDRVKGILSTDVDNLSEESVDMILTEFLNDHKEGLLETKGWPSMGSGYTVSKAAMNAYTRILAKKYPGFRINSVCPGYVKTDINFSTGFLSVDEGAASVVNLALLPNDGPTGQFFFRYEVRSL; this is encoded by the exons ATGGCAGAATCAACTAAGAG GTATGCAGTTGTGACAGGATCAAACAAAGGGATCGGATTCGAAACCGTAAGGCAGTTGGCCTCAAAGGGAATCACTGTGGTCTTAACTGCCAGAGATGAGAAGAGGGGTCTTGAAGCTGTTGGGAAACTTCACGTATCTGGCCTCTCAGGCCAAGTGGTTTTTCACCAACTTGATGTGGCTGACCCTGCTAGCATTGCTTCTCTGGCACAATTCATCAAAACACAGTTTGGAAAGCTCGATATTTTG GTGAACAATGCTGGGATTTTTGGAGCTATAGTCGATGCTGATGGTTTCAGAGCTCTAATTGCATCTGGCGCTAAACGG GAAACGGCACTTAATGATTTCAAAAGGGTGGTAACTGAAACTTATGAGTTAACAGAAGAATGCTTGCAAATTAATTATTATGGTGCCAAGAGAACAGCTGATGCACTTATTCCACTTCTCCAGCTATCTAATTCACCAAGAATTGTTAATGTTTCATCCTCTATGGGAAAGCTGGAGAACATACCAAGTGATCGGGTGAAAGGAATTCTTAGTACTGATGTCGACAATCTAAGCGAAGAGAGCGTAG ACATGATATTGACAGAATTCCTAAACGACCACAAGGAGGGTTTACTTGAAACCAAAGGTTGGCCTTCTATGGGGTCAGGATATACAGTCTCAAAAGCTGCAATGAATGCATATACAAGGATTCTAGCCAAGAAGTACCCTGGTTTTCGCATCAATTCTGTTTGCCCCGGCTATGTCAAAACTGATATAAACTTCAGTACTGGTTTCTTGTCAGTTGATGAAGGTGCTGCAAGTGTGGTGAATTTAGCATTGCTACCTAATGATGGCCCGACAGGCCAATTCTTTTTTCGGTATGAAGTTCGAAGTCTCTAA
- the LOC126803613 gene encoding uncharacterized protein LOC126803613, protein MAESTNRYAVVTGSNKGVGFETVRQLASKGITVVLTARDEERGLKAVEKLKQSGLSSQVVFHQLDVADPASIASLAEFIKIEFGKLDILVNNAGTMGAIVDVDGFKAAVASGAADDSGESVDFNKLFTETYELTQECVQINYYGGKRTAEALIPLLQLSDSPRIVNVTSSTGKLKNIPSDWVKGVLSADVENLFEESVDEVLTEFLSDFKDGLRETKGWPSLISAYTVSKAAMNAYTRILAKKYPGFRVNSLCPGFVKTDINFNAGVVSVEEGASHSVRLALLPGDGPSGKFFVQSEVRVKVVLTALDEKRGHEAIEKLKDYGFSDLVVYHQLDVTDPNSIASLVDFVKSQFGKLYILFSCKSSLSFMFPSHLIIMAELTKRCAVVTGSNKGIGFETVKQLASNGTTVVLTARDEKKGLEAVEKLKESGLSGQVVFHQLDVADPASIASLAHFIKTQFGKLDILVNNAGIVGGIIDADRFRAASECGVEGGQNDWTKFLTDTYELTEECLQVNYYGAKRTAEALIPLLQLADSPRVVNVSSSMGKLKKIPSDRVKGVLSADVENLSEDSVDQVLTDFLNDLREGLLENKGWPSLMSGYTVSKAAINAYTRILAKKYPGFRVNSVCPGYVKTDINFNNGFMTVGEGAASVVNLALLPDNGPTGQFFFRFKVSCL, encoded by the exons ATGGCAGAATCAACTAACAG GTACGCAGTTGTGACAGGATCAAACAAAGGGGTCGGATTCGAAACAGTAAGGCAGTTGGCCTCAAAGGGAATCACTGTGGTCTTAACTGCCAGAGATGAGGAGAGGGGTCTTAAAGCTGTTGAGAAACTTAAACAGTCTGGCCTCTCAAGCCAAGTAGTTTTTCATCAACTTGATGTGGCTGACCCTGCTAGTATTGCTTCTCTGGCAGAATTCATAAAAATTGAGTTTGGGAAACTTGATATTTTG GTGAACAATGCTGGGACTATGGGAGCTATAGTTGATGTTGATGGTTTTAAAGCTGCAGTTGCATCTGGTGCTGCAGAT GACTCGGGAGAGAGTGTTGATTTCAACAAGTTGTTTACTGAAACTTATGAGTTGACACAAGAATGCGTGCAAATCAATTATTATGGTGGTAAAAGAACAGCTGAAGCACTTATTCCACTCCTCCAGCTATCTGATTCACCAAGAATTGTTAATGTTACATCGTCGACAGGGAAGTTGAAGAACATACCAAGTGATTGGGTGAAAGGAGTTCTTAGTGCTGATGTCGAAAACCTTTTTGAAGAGAGTGTAGATGAAGTTTTGACAGAGTTTCTAAGCGACTTCAAGGATGGTTTACGTGAAACCAAGGGTTGGCCTTCTTTGATTTCAGCCTATACAGTGTCAAAAGCAGCAATGAATGCATATACCAGGATACTAGCCAAGAAATATCCTGGTTTTCGCGTCAACTCTCTCTGCCCTGGTTTTGTTAAAACAGATATAAACTTCAATGCCGGAGTTGTGTCTGTTGAAGAAGGTGCTTCACATTCTGTGAGGTTAGCACTGCTGCCCGGTGATGGCCCTTCCGGCAAATTCTTTGTTCAGTCTGAAGTTA gggTCAAGGTTGTGTTAACTGCTTTAGATGAGAAGAGAGGTCATGAAGCTATTGAAAAGCTGAAAGATTATGGCTTCTCAGACCTTGTGGTTTATCATCAGCTGGATGTAACAGACCCTAATAGCATTGCTTCCCTTGTTGATTTTGTCAAATCGCAATTCGGGAAACTCTATATCTTG TTTTCATGCAAATCTTCATTGTCGTTCATGTTCCCTTCCCATCTGATCATCATGGCAGAATTAACCAAGAG GTGTGCAGTTGTGACAGGATCAAACAAAGGGATCGGATTCGAAACTGTAAAGCAGTTGGCCTCAAATGGAACCACTGTGGTCTTAACTGCTAGAGATGAAAAGAAAGGTCTTGAAGCTGTTGAGAAACTCAAAGAGTCTGGACTCTCAGGCCAGGTGGTCTTTCACCAACTGGATGTGGCTGACCCTGCTAGTATTGCTTCTCTGGCACATTTCATCAAGACCCAGTTCGGGAAACTTGATATTTTG GTGAACAATGCAGGGATTGTTGGAGGTATAATTGATGCTGATCGTTTTAGAGCTGCATCTGAATGTGGTGTT GAAGGAGGTCAGAATGATTGGACAAAGTTCTTGACCGACACTTACGAGTTAACAGAAGAATGCTTGCAAGTGAATTATTATGGTGCTAAGAGAACAGCTGAAGCACTTATTCCACTCCTCCAGCTCGCTGATTCACCAAGAGTTGTTAATGTTTCATCCTCAATGGGGAAGTTAAAGAAAATACCAAGTGATAGGGTGAAAGGAGTTCTTAGTGCTGACGTTGAAAACCTAAGCGAAGATAGTGTAGATCAAGTATTGACGGACTTTTTAAACGACCTCAGAGAGGGTTTACTTGAAAACAAGGGTTGGCCTTCTCTGATGTCGGGCTATACAGTCTCAAAAGCAGCTATAAATGCATATACAAGGATTCTAGCCAAGAAGTATCCTGGTTTTCGTGTTAACTCTGTCTGTCCTGGCTATGTCAAAACAGATATAAACTTCAATAACGGCTTCATGACTGTTGGAGAAGGTGCTGCAAGTGTGGTGAATTTAGCATTGCTGCCTGATAATGGCCCTACAGGCCAATTCTTTTTCCGGTTTAAAGTATCATGTCTTTAA